The Brachyspira hyodysenteriae ATCC 27164 sequence CTTCTTCATACTGTCCTAAATATTTTTTAGCAATTCCTCTGTTATTATAAGCATTACTATAATTATGGTTTAACTCTATTGCTTTGTCATAGTCTTTTATAGATTCTTCATACTGTCCTAAATTTTTTTTAGCAATTCCTCTGTTATTATAAGAATCACTATCATTAGGGTTTAACTCTATAGCTTTATCATAGTCTTTTATAGATTCTTCATACTGTCCTAAATTTACTTTAGTAATTCCTCTGTTATAATAAGTATTACTATTATTAGGAGCTAACTCTATTGCTTTATCAAAAGATTCTATAGCTTCTTTGTATTTTCTCTCTTTAAAATAATTTAAACCTTCTTCATAATATTGTTCTGATGACATATTTTACCTCAAATAATTTTTTATTATAAAATTGATATATTTCATTTTTTAGTATTTTCAAGTTAATATTATTAAAAACCCACCCTTTAGGCTTATTATTTTTATTTGAAATTATGACTTTTTATTTCTTTAAAGTTTAAACAGAATTGTTAACGCCCACCCCAGTTTTATTTAAATTTATAGTGTATTCACCGCACGGAGAGTAAAGCTAAATATATAGATTCATTTGCAATTCAAATTTTATTATTATTGTTAATTTTGTTCACCGTGTGTTATATAACGTTTTAAAATTTAAACAAAACTTGGGTGGGTGCTAACAAATTATAATTAAGCTATAAATATAATTAATTGTTGTAATTCAAAATAAAGC is a genomic window containing:
- a CDS encoding tetratricopeptide repeat protein; this translates as MSSEQYYEEGLNYFKERKYKEAIESFDKAIELAPNNSNTYYNRGITKVNLGQYEESIKDYDKAIELNPNDSDSYNNRGIAKKNLGQYEESIKDYDKAIELNHNYSNAYNNRGIAKKYLGQYEEAIKDYDKTIELDPNDSNAYNNRGLAKGNLGQYKEAIKDFDKSIELNPSYSDVYNNRGVSKENLGQYKDALKDYKKALKLDSNNNIAKNNIKNLQNKYGLK